One genomic region from Patescibacteria group bacterium encodes:
- the rsmI gene encoding 16S rRNA (cytidine(1402)-2'-O)-methyltransferase: MGTLYIVATPIGNLEDITHRAVRILGEADLILCEDTRQTKKLLDHYNIRTKTQSYHQHSKLSKLDFIVEELRRGKNIALVSDAGTPGISDPGNKLVEYVVEKLPDTKIVPIPGGSAVIAALSISGFPTDRFKFLGFLPHKKGRETLFKEIAVAKETVAFYESTHRILKTLEQLKNFLDKNRQIVVCRELTKMFESIYRGDIEKVLAELLKDSIKGEFTVVVRGK, from the coding sequence ATGGGAACTTTATACATAGTCGCCACGCCAATCGGAAATTTGGAGGATATCACGCATCGCGCTGTCAGGATTTTGGGCGAGGCGGATTTGATTTTGTGCGAGGATACTAGACAGACAAAAAAGCTTTTGGACCATTACAATATCAGAACAAAAACGCAGAGTTATCATCAGCATAGCAAGCTTTCCAAGCTGGATTTTATCGTTGAAGAATTAAGGCGCGGCAAAAATATCGCGTTGGTGAGCGATGCTGGCACGCCGGGGATTTCCGACCCGGGGAATAAATTGGTTGAATATGTCGTGGAGAAATTGCCAGACACGAAAATTGTTCCCATTCCCGGGGGTTCGGCAGTCATCGCGGCGCTATCTATTTCCGGTTTTCCGACAGATAGATTCAAGTTTTTGGGATTTTTGCCGCACAAGAAGGGGAGAGAGACATTGTTTAAAGAAATTGCTGTGGCGAAAGAGACGGTGGCTTTTTACGAATCAACCCACCGGATTTTAAAAACATTGGAGCAATTGAAAAATTTTTTAGATAAAAATAGACAAATCGTTGTTTGCCGCGAGCTTACCAAAATGTTTGAGAGTATTTATCGCGGCGATATTGAAAAAGTTTTAGCGGAACTTTTAAAAGATTCAATCAAGGGAGAATTCACAGTCGTGGTGCGGGGAAAATAA
- the metG gene encoding methionine--tRNA ligase, translating to MSNKKGKFYITTPIYYVNANPHIGHTYTTVAADVLARYHRLIGDKTFFLTGTDEHGTKIEEKAKEAGLSPQKFVDGVAAQFELAWDNLNISHDRFIRTTEAEHMAAVQNALQYMYDKGDIYPGKYEGLYCRGCEQFKNEKDLIDGKCPDHKTKPEWMSEECYMFKLSKYQKELLKKIESDEFKISPKERKNEVISFYKNEGLKDVAFSRKNVKWGIPLPWDKSQTTYVWADAFLNYLTGLDWEGSGKKSPEFWPPDVQLMSKDILRVHATIWPAMLLSLGLELPKELFIHGFFLVDGQKMSKSLGNVIAPEDLVKKYGVDATRYLLMSATSFGSDGDIGWEFFDEKYTADLANGLGNLVARATALFEKMEEAGMRLKNNNQLPEVWGDFTCIFDIDNTWESYKRKMGEIALDRAPLYLISGKINDKEVQSMIAFLDNYISTTKPWELIKNKDERTEVVMYNVLERTRHIALMIYPFMPETADKILEQLGQSKVEEIKDFKRAMEWGGLKENAKIKKGEILFPRLDK from the coding sequence ATGTCAAATAAAAAAGGAAAATTTTATATCACCACGCCGATTTATTATGTCAACGCCAATCCGCACATTGGCCATACTTATACCACGGTCGCGGCTGATGTTTTGGCGCGTTATCATCGGTTGATTGGCGATAAGACCTTCTTTTTGACAGGCACCGATGAGCATGGCACGAAAATTGAAGAGAAAGCCAAGGAAGCGGGATTGTCGCCGCAAAAATTTGTTGACGGCGTGGCGGCGCAATTTGAACTGGCTTGGGATAATCTTAATATCTCCCACGACCGATTTATCCGCACTACCGAAGCGGAGCATATGGCGGCCGTGCAAAACGCGCTTCAATATATGTACGACAAAGGAGATATTTATCCTGGAAAATATGAGGGGCTATATTGCCGCGGTTGCGAGCAGTTTAAAAATGAGAAGGATTTAATTGATGGCAAATGTCCTGACCATAAAACGAAACCAGAATGGATGAGCGAGGAGTGCTATATGTTCAAGCTCTCTAAATATCAGAAAGAGCTTTTGAAAAAGATAGAAAGCGACGAATTTAAAATTTCACCCAAAGAAAGAAAAAATGAAGTTATAAGTTTTTATAAAAACGAGGGGCTTAAAGACGTGGCTTTTTCCCGCAAGAACGTTAAATGGGGTATACCGCTTCCATGGGATAAAAGCCAGACGACCTATGTTTGGGCTGACGCGTTTTTGAATTATTTGACAGGGTTAGATTGGGAGGGTTCGGGTAAAAAATCACCGGAATTTTGGCCCCCAGATGTCCAACTGATGAGCAAGGATATTTTGAGGGTACACGCCACAATTTGGCCGGCGATGCTTTTATCTCTTGGTTTGGAATTGCCAAAAGAACTTTTTATTCACGGCTTTTTCTTGGTTGATGGGCAAAAGATGTCCAAATCGCTCGGCAACGTGATTGCGCCGGAAGATTTGGTTAAAAAATACGGCGTGGATGCCACGCGCTATCTCTTGATGAGCGCTACTTCTTTTGGCAGTGACGGGGATATTGGTTGGGAATTTTTTGATGAGAAATACACGGCGGATTTGGCAAACGGGTTGGGAAATTTGGTGGCAAGGGCGACGGCGTTATTTGAGAAAATGGAAGAGGCGGGGATGAGATTAAAAAATAACAATCAATTACCTGAAGTATGGGGTGATTTTACGTGTATATTTGATATAGATAATACTTGGGAATCTTATAAAAGAAAGATGGGGGAGATAGCCCTAGACAGAGCCCCCCTTTATCTAATTTCAGGTAAAATTAATGATAAAGAAGTTCAGAGTATGATTGCTTTTTTGGATAATTATATTTCCACAACCAAACCTTGGGAGTTGATAAAAAATAAAGACGAACGAACTGAAGTTGTGATGTATAATGTTTTAGAAAGGACCCGTCATATCGCTCTCATGATTTACCCCTTTATGCCCGAGACGGCGGATAAAATTTTGGAGCAGTTGGGACAGTCGAAAGTTGAGGAAATCAAAGATTTTAAAAGGGCGATGGAGTGGGGCGGTCTTAAAGAAAACGCCAAAATCAAAAAAGGCGAAATTCTTTTTCCAAGATTAGATAAATAA
- a CDS encoding CvpA family protein, whose product MILFDLVLLIILGGFILFGLWFGLIHTLGALVGVIAGSWVATHYYEVVANQLGWLVGSSNWAKIIIFIMIFIIVTRLVGLAFYLLEKVFNIISIIPFLKTINRLAGGIFGALEGMLVLGTILYVASKYNLGVLTEQMARSEIAPYLLLVTTILWPLFPELLKKIKSVI is encoded by the coding sequence ATGATTTTATTTGACCTCGTTCTCCTTATCATTTTAGGTGGGTTTATATTATTCGGCCTTTGGTTTGGGTTAATTCATACACTCGGCGCGTTAGTCGGAGTCATCGCCGGTTCGTGGGTGGCGACTCATTATTATGAAGTTGTTGCCAATCAGCTTGGCTGGCTTGTCGGCTCAAGTAATTGGGCAAAAATCATAATTTTTATAATGATTTTTATTATAGTAACCCGCCTCGTCGGTTTAGCTTTTTATTTATTGGAAAAAGTTTTTAACATTATTTCCATCATTCCATTTTTAAAAACCATCAATCGTTTGGCTGGAGGGATATTTGGAGCGCTGGAAGGGATGCTGGTTTTGGGAACCATTCTTTATGTGGCCAGTAAGTATAATCTTGGCGTTTTAACAGAGCAGATGGCTCGGTCGGAAATCGCCCCGTATCTTTTATTGGTCACAACAATCTTGTGGCCGCTTTTTCCGGAATTGTTAAAAAAGATAAAATCCGTCATCTAA
- a CDS encoding TatD family hydrolase, whose product MLIDTHCHVNFNAYKNDADEVIKRSLANDTWLINVGSQSTTSGRAVEYAQEFKEGVYAAVALHPIHLFRTEIDEAEISFKFSVRGEAFDYNFYKKLAEDKKTVAIGETGLDYYHWPEGYSKEEVRKNQREVFEKHLDLAEEMELPAIIHCREAHDDIMEILKRRYEREKLKERGVLHCFSGDLKLAREYIELGFLISFTGLITFVKDWDKVIAGLPLEKLMVETDAPYLTPEPFRGKRNEPLYVKYVAEKIAKLKGLEFEEVAEATWQNALRLFSKIKTA is encoded by the coding sequence ATGTTAATTGATACCCATTGCCACGTTAATTTCAACGCTTACAAAAATGACGCTGATGAAGTGATTAAGCGCAGTTTGGCTAATGACACTTGGTTGATAAATGTCGGTTCGCAAAGCACGACCAGCGGGCGGGCGGTTGAATATGCCCAAGAGTTTAAAGAGGGAGTTTACGCGGCAGTAGCGCTGCATCCCATTCATCTTTTTAGGACCGAGATTGATGAAGCGGAAATTAGTTTTAAATTTTCTGTCCGCGGCGAAGCGTTTGATTATAATTTTTATAAAAAATTAGCGGAAGATAAAAAGACCGTGGCCATAGGGGAAACGGGGCTTGATTATTACCATTGGCCAGAAGGTTACAGTAAGGAGGAAGTCAGAAAAAATCAGCGGGAAGTTTTTGAAAAACATTTGGATTTGGCAGAAGAAATGGAGTTACCGGCGATTATCCATTGCCGCGAAGCGCATGATGATATTATGGAAATTTTAAAACGTAGATACGAGAGGGAGAAGTTAAAAGAAAGGGGAGTACTCCATTGTTTTTCGGGCGACTTGAAGCTGGCTCGCGAATATATTGAATTAGGATTTTTAATTAGCTTTACGGGGCTTATCACTTTTGTAAAAGATTGGGACAAAGTTATTGCCGGATTGCCCTTGGAAAAATTGATGGTGGAAACCGACGCGCCTTATTTGACGCCGGAGCCGTTTCGCGGAAAACGTAACGAACCGCTTTACGTAAAATACGTGGCGGAAAAAATCGCCAAACTGAAAGGATTGGAATTTGAAGAAGTGGCGGAGGCGACTTGGCAAAACGCTTTGAGGTTGTTTTCTAAAATAAAAACCGCCTGA
- a CDS encoding DNA recombination protein RmuC translates to MEIVLVIIGVFVLVAIGWLILEFKKKEAKDNGQDNAMETLNKELQNIRSEFRGSLEKNLEFIQRQTGQSHRIISEVTEKLTKIDETNRQVVGFAEQLQSLEDILKNPKQRGILGEYFLETILKNVLPPQSYEMQYKFKDGVIVDAVIFVQNKIIPIDSKFSLENYNKILAEKDAARKEGYEKVFKEDLKKRIDETSKYIRPNEKTMDFAFMFIPSEGVYYDLLINQVGAVKVNTRDLIEYAFKEKHVIIVSPTSFFAYLQTVLQGLRALQIEESAKEIREHVEDLQKHLLSYESYLQKLGNNLGTTVNMYNSAYKEFKKVDKDVTKITGKNSKIEPIELDKPNI, encoded by the coding sequence ATGGAAATAGTGTTGGTAATAATCGGCGTTTTTGTGTTAGTTGCCATTGGCTGGCTGATTTTGGAGTTTAAAAAGAAAGAGGCCAAAGATAATGGTCAGGATAATGCCATGGAAACCTTAAATAAGGAATTGCAAAATATCAGGAGTGAGTTTCGCGGGTCTTTGGAAAAAAATTTGGAATTTATCCAGCGCCAGACCGGCCAGAGCCATCGGATAATTTCCGAGGTTACGGAAAAATTAACCAAAATTGACGAGACTAATAGGCAGGTCGTGGGGTTCGCTGAACAATTGCAAAGTTTAGAGGATATTTTAAAAAATCCCAAACAGCGCGGTATTTTGGGCGAATATTTTTTAGAAACGATTTTGAAAAACGTGTTACCCCCGCAATCTTATGAAATGCAGTATAAATTTAAAGATGGCGTGATTGTGGACGCGGTTATTTTCGTTCAAAATAAAATCATTCCCATTGATTCCAAGTTTTCCTTGGAAAATTACAATAAAATTTTGGCCGAAAAAGACGCCGCGCGAAAAGAAGGATACGAAAAGGTGTTTAAGGAGGATTTGAAAAAAAGAATTGATGAAACTTCAAAATACATTCGTCCAAACGAAAAAACCATGGACTTCGCTTTTATGTTTATTCCCTCGGAAGGGGTCTATTACGATTTATTGATTAATCAGGTCGGGGCGGTCAAAGTCAATACGCGGGATTTAATTGAGTATGCTTTTAAAGAAAAGCACGTGATTATTGTTTCGCCCACCAGTTTTTTTGCTTATCTCCAAACCGTGCTTCAGGGTTTGCGCGCACTCCAGATTGAAGAGTCGGCCAAAGAAATCCGTGAGCACGTGGAAGACCTGCAAAAACATTTATTGAGTTATGAAAGCTATCTACAAAAGCTTGGCAATAATTTGGGGACGACAGTGAATATGTACAACTCGGCGTATAAAGAATTTAAAAAGGTTGACAAAGACGTGACGAAAATAACCGGCAAGAATTCAAAAATAGAGCCGATAGAATTGGATAAGCCAAATATATAA
- a CDS encoding AtpZ/AtpI family protein, giving the protein MSQLENKKPVNETAWWQPHLVLFFELSGWIVVPIIAAVYLGRWLDVRYNSEPWLFLVSVGVAFVISMFGIVSKTIKSMNKITEENKKDEHPDGTKKP; this is encoded by the coding sequence ATGAGCCAATTGGAAAATAAAAAACCAGTTAATGAAACCGCTTGGTGGCAACCGCATTTAGTTCTTTTTTTTGAACTTTCCGGCTGGATTGTTGTTCCTATAATCGCGGCAGTGTATCTTGGGCGCTGGCTAGATGTCAGATATAATTCCGAACCATGGTTATTTTTGGTTTCCGTTGGCGTGGCTTTCGTGATTTCCATGTTCGGCATTGTTTCTAAGACCATCAAATCGATGAATAAAATAACTGAAGAAAATAAAAAAGATGAGCATCCAGACGGAACAAAAAAGCCATAG
- the atpB gene encoding F0F1 ATP synthase subunit A — MSIQTEQKSHSGDLAGDHAVGSSDLSGGGEPVETQGEVKHETTLFAEPIFNVGGFTVTNSLLNSWFVVALIVILAVLIRRKISLVPHGLQNIMEIIIEEALKLFDSVTGDRKKSLLFAPIVFCLFVFILLNNWLGLLPGIGSLGFVETHGGENIFIPLFRGATADLNTTLALALAAVIGSHIVGIIFIGVWNYFNKFINLKGLAEIPKKIFKDPTIIIVNPIKFFVGVVEIISEIAKVASLSFRLFGNIFAGEVLLASMAVLFAYILPIPFMFLEIIVGIIQALIFAMLTLVYFTIATSAHEEH; from the coding sequence ATGAGCATCCAGACGGAACAAAAAAGCCATAGTGGAGATTTAGCCGGTGACCATGCGGTTGGTTCGTCCGATTTGAGTGGAGGAGGGGAGCCGGTAGAAACTCAGGGAGAAGTAAAGCATGAAACGACTCTTTTCGCCGAGCCCATTTTTAACGTCGGCGGTTTCACCGTCACCAATTCTCTGCTAAATAGCTGGTTTGTGGTGGCGCTCATTGTAATTTTGGCGGTTTTAATCAGGCGAAAAATTTCTCTCGTGCCGCACGGACTTCAAAATATTATGGAAATAATAATTGAAGAAGCGCTAAAGCTTTTCGATTCCGTCACAGGAGATAGAAAAAAATCTTTGTTATTCGCGCCCATCGTTTTTTGTTTGTTTGTTTTCATTCTTTTAAATAATTGGCTCGGTCTTTTGCCGGGCATCGGGTCTTTGGGTTTTGTAGAAACTCACGGCGGAGAAAATATTTTTATTCCCTTGTTTCGCGGCGCCACGGCCGATTTAAATACTACTCTGGCCCTGGCTTTGGCGGCGGTTATTGGTTCGCACATCGTGGGAATAATTTTTATCGGCGTTTGGAATTATTTTAATAAGTTCATTAATTTGAAAGGTCTGGCGGAAATTCCCAAAAAGATTTTTAAGGACCCGACCATTATTATAGTGAATCCGATTAAGTTTTTTGTCGGGGTAGTGGAAATAATTTCCGAAATTGCCAAAGTGGCTTCGTTGTCCTTTCGTCTTTTTGGTAATATTTTCGCGGGGGAAGTGCTTCTGGCTTCCATGGCTGTGCTGTTTGCTTATATTCTTCCGATTCCTTTTATGTTTTTGGAAATAATCGTGGGAATTATCCAGGCCCTGATTTTTGCCATGCTGACACTGGTATATTTTACGATTGCCACTTCTGCTCACGAGGAACACTAA
- the atpE gene encoding ATP synthase F0 subunit C, with protein MDLTMVAKALAIGIGSIGPALAIGKIGAKAMESIGRNPEAAGKILVPMLLAAAFAEAVAIYALVIAFSIK; from the coding sequence ATGGATTTAACAATGGTTGCCAAGGCTCTAGCCATCGGCATTGGCTCTATCGGCCCGGCCTTAGCCATCGGTAAAATCGGTGCTAAGGCCATGGAATCAATCGGCCGCAATCCGGAAGCCGCCGGCAAAATTTTAGTGCCGATGCTTTTGGCCGCCGCTTTCGCCGAAGCTGTCGCTATTTACGCTTTGGTTATCGCTTTTAGTATTAAGTAG
- the atpF gene encoding F0F1 ATP synthase subunit B translates to MDELIKNFHINWQLLAAQIVNFAIVVGVLWFFALKPLIKKMNERTSYIEKSLEDAKQVEANLAKAEELKKERLADATREAERIIKEAKKVIEREKQEALGKTKNEAEKVVAEAKEQIVVEKEKAEKEIRGKVSELVILAVEKILKENVSKSMDEKKIAETIESLEK, encoded by the coding sequence ATGGACGAACTTATCAAAAATTTTCACATCAATTGGCAGCTGCTGGCAGCGCAGATTGTTAATTTTGCCATAGTAGTCGGAGTTTTGTGGTTTTTCGCTTTAAAGCCGCTTATCAAGAAGATGAATGAGCGCACATCTTACATTGAAAAAAGTCTGGAGGACGCCAAGCAGGTTGAGGCCAATTTAGCCAAAGCCGAGGAACTTAAAAAAGAGCGACTGGCTGATGCCACGAGGGAGGCTGAAAGAATTATCAAGGAAGCGAAAAAAGTGATTGAGCGCGAAAAGCAAGAGGCCTTGGGAAAAACAAAAAACGAGGCGGAGAAAGTGGTGGCCGAGGCCAAAGAGCAAATTGTCGTTGAAAAAGAAAAAGCCGAAAAAGAAATCAGGGGCAAAGTTTCCGAACTGGTGATTTTAGCCGTAGAGAAAATTTTAAAGGAAAATGTCAGTAAAAGTATGGACGAGAAAAAGATTGCCGAAACAATAGAATCTTTGGAAAAATAA